The following coding sequences lie in one Candidatus Methanoperedens sp. genomic window:
- a CDS encoding DUF4255 domain-containing protein — protein sequence MTVLRDINITLKDHILPKIPEFENDSKSIVFDSPAEITSAGNMLSIFLYQIVENGFLRNINPEPIGTTQLKHPPLAIDLYYIFTVYGKNRETELLIIERLMQLFHDTSVLKGDILRGELSTTGNDEIKIIPNNLTFEEINKLWERFPNKPYKLSASYIISPVRIPSAKVPETITRVIERDINLHRKVV from the coding sequence ATGACAGTTCTTAGAGATATCAATATAACATTAAAGGATCATATTCTTCCGAAAATTCCTGAATTTGAAAATGATTCGAAATCAATAGTCTTTGATTCTCCAGCAGAGATAACGTCCGCTGGAAATATGCTCTCCATTTTTCTATATCAAATCGTTGAGAATGGATTTTTGAGAAATATAAACCCTGAACCAATTGGCACTACTCAACTGAAACATCCTCCTCTTGCAATAGATTTGTACTATATATTCACTGTCTATGGTAAAAACAGGGAAACTGAACTCTTAATCATCGAGAGGCTTATGCAGTTGTTCCATGATACTTCAGTCTTAAAAGGAGACATTCTGCGGGGCGAACTGTCGACAACGGGAAATGATGAGATAAAGATCATCCCAAACAATCTGACTTTTGAGGAAATTAACAAGCTTTGGGAGAGGTTTCCTAACAAGCCTTACAAGCTCTCTGCGTCTTACATTATCAGTCCTGTCAGGATCCCCTCGGCCAAAGTGCCAGAAACGATCAC